Proteins encoded by one window of Filimonas effusa:
- a CDS encoding DUF6965 family protein has protein sequence MAVSLTELDELEAFFASVELPETIMLNAATKQNAVKESVQAGIALIRSGEMAPRLEEAKMNILRSIKTALLAQQQQ, from the coding sequence ATGGCTGTATCACTTACTGAATTGGATGAACTGGAAGCTTTTTTTGCTTCTGTTGAGCTACCTGAAACAATTATGCTCAATGCCGCCACGAAACAGAATGCCGTAAAGGAATCTGTACAGGCAGGTATAGCGCTTATACGCTCAGGCGAAATGGCGCCAAGACTTGAAGAAGCCAAGATGAATATACTGCGCAGTATTAAGACAGCGTTGCTGGCACAGCAACAGCAATAG
- a CDS encoding acyl-CoA thioesterase — MNFYTRKWVKPENLNAHGTLFGGSLLSWIDEEAAIYAIIQLGTNNCVTKYMSEINFVSSARQGDIVELGIKATSFGRTSLTLTCQVRNKITQKIILTIDKMVFVCVDDNGVPFAHGKTKITYTDERLREEE, encoded by the coding sequence ATGAATTTTTACACACGTAAATGGGTGAAACCCGAAAACCTGAATGCACACGGCACACTGTTCGGCGGCAGCCTTCTTAGTTGGATCGACGAAGAAGCAGCTATTTATGCCATCATACAGCTTGGCACCAATAACTGTGTTACCAAGTATATGTCAGAGATCAATTTTGTCAGCTCTGCCCGGCAAGGCGATATCGTTGAACTTGGCATCAAGGCCACCAGCTTTGGCCGTACTTCCCTTACTCTTACCTGCCAGGTAAGAAATAAGATCACACAAAAAATAATTCTGACGATCGATAAAATGGTCTTCGTATGTGTAGATGATAATGGTGTCCCTTTCGCACACGGCAAAACAAAGATCACTTATACCGACGAAAGACTCAGAGAGGAAGAATAA
- a CDS encoding outer membrane beta-barrel family protein, whose amino-acid sequence MKVMDIDLWAEYNFSYTTVNAGMAEIFYTEVGFSRSLFKNKARLRLSFADPFNAQQLSLSPGALTPVHCFQKGKLIPITPAKKTG is encoded by the coding sequence ATGAAAGTGATGGACATCGATCTCTGGGCTGAATACAACTTCTCCTACACTACGGTAAATGCAGGAATGGCAGAGATCTTTTATACTGAAGTTGGCTTTTCACGCAGCCTGTTTAAAAACAAAGCACGTTTGCGCCTTTCGTTTGCCGACCCGTTTAATGCACAGCAACTCTCTCTTTCTCCTGGTGCTTTAACGCCGGTACACTGTTTTCAAAAAGGAAAATTGATCCCAATAACTCCGGCGAAAAAAACAGGATGA
- a CDS encoding PAS domain-containing protein: MNAFNPKQQVDTVQFALTAAGIGTWDVYLQEDKITIDDLSRKLIGFTPDEPVTNNVLLDKIYAHDQQRLIDAFNKALMRKADYAVDIKFRTTGGKRWLRIQGRSFQDDDGRPLRFSGIVSDASAEMKVGEEMYVAESLAALALDGADTGSFSIDLTTNAFRFSPSLAYLLTGDADPKATRDIFIRHIHPGDIPVRDAAYQRAEQTGIVSYEARFVWKDNSVHWIKTKGKYFYDLSGRAITFSGIAQDISHEVAARKEQQKLLSLVEHSSDLIVVTDLDTVFTYINKAGLELLGFDSAEDARTKRFVSLFDQEYLPLFTNEVLPSLLSNGKWQGQQWLRNRITGELIPFGVDAFRLDSPMNGRPIAFACVAKDLRAQLAAKAELERSERRFRSLIEEAPIATALYVGKELIIEVANEQMLRLWNKDRAILGSPLSSITGELQRNESLKILMAQFSSGLAYHSNETRAELIVDGKPQIFYFNVTYKPLFNASGEVYAILNMAVDITEQVLNRNRILETQRTLESAVNIANLATWELRPLENIFNPSDRMKTWMGYDPSETITLEQAMATIPDREKVEQATQLALNPNGNGVLDVDYHIVNTRTGKLLVMHSRGQAFFNSDNKAYLLVGTTQDITLQRELEVALEAEVAERTEELAASNEELTASNEELAALNEEFSAMNEELQEANENLLRSNQELEQYAYVASHDLQEPLRKIRIYSDMLGQQPNLTEQHLKLVAKIDQSAQRMSMLIKDLLDFSRLLETGGMVEKVDLNKVLQNVTNDFELVIDDKKAKVIIGELPVVEAVRLQMNQLFYNLLGNALKFIRPEVKPLIEVYARLVKAADLGPVSGLLSRARFYYEISVKDNGIGFEQKYADQVFQVFKRLHASAAYPGSGIGLAMCKRIVMNHGGDLKVFSMPGEGTTFRIILPVLV, from the coding sequence ATGAATGCATTTAACCCAAAACAACAGGTTGACACCGTTCAATTTGCATTAACTGCCGCAGGTATCGGAACCTGGGATGTGTATTTGCAGGAAGATAAAATAACGATAGATGACTTAAGCAGGAAGCTCATCGGATTTACCCCCGACGAACCTGTTACAAATAATGTGTTGCTCGATAAAATATACGCACACGATCAGCAACGCCTTATAGATGCCTTTAATAAGGCACTGATGCGTAAAGCCGACTACGCCGTAGATATAAAATTTAGAACCACAGGAGGGAAACGATGGCTGCGCATCCAGGGACGGTCTTTTCAGGACGATGACGGCAGGCCACTCCGCTTTTCCGGTATTGTTTCGGATGCAAGCGCCGAAATGAAAGTGGGAGAAGAAATGTATGTCGCCGAAAGCCTGGCAGCGCTTGCGCTCGATGGGGCCGATACGGGTTCATTTTCTATAGACCTTACCACAAACGCCTTTCGCTTTTCTCCTTCGCTTGCTTACCTTCTTACAGGCGATGCCGACCCTAAAGCAACCAGGGATATCTTTATCAGGCATATCCACCCCGGTGATATCCCTGTCCGGGATGCCGCCTACCAACGCGCCGAACAAACGGGCATCGTCAGCTACGAAGCACGCTTCGTCTGGAAAGACAACTCTGTTCACTGGATTAAAACCAAAGGGAAATATTTCTATGACCTCAGCGGCCGCGCAATTACCTTTTCGGGCATCGCCCAGGACATCAGTCACGAAGTTGCCGCCAGAAAAGAACAGCAGAAACTGCTTTCCCTGGTAGAACATAGCAGCGACCTCATCGTCGTAACAGATCTCGATACTGTTTTTACGTATATCAATAAAGCAGGACTGGAATTACTGGGCTTCGATAGCGCGGAAGACGCAAGAACCAAAAGGTTCGTTAGCCTGTTCGACCAGGAATACCTGCCTTTGTTTACAAACGAAGTACTGCCCTCTCTGCTCTCCAATGGTAAATGGCAGGGCCAGCAATGGCTGCGTAACCGTATTACCGGCGAGTTGATTCCTTTTGGGGTCGACGCATTCCGCCTCGATAGTCCTATGAACGGCCGCCCTATAGCCTTTGCCTGTGTTGCAAAAGACTTGCGGGCACAACTGGCTGCAAAGGCTGAACTGGAAAGATCGGAACGCCGCTTCCGCTCTCTCATTGAAGAAGCCCCTATTGCCACTGCCCTTTATGTGGGTAAGGAACTGATCATTGAAGTGGCCAATGAACAAATGCTCCGTCTTTGGAATAAGGACAGGGCCATCCTTGGCTCACCGTTATCGTCTATAACAGGCGAATTGCAGCGAAATGAATCCCTGAAGATCCTGATGGCGCAGTTTTCTTCAGGACTGGCCTATCACTCCAACGAAACCCGTGCAGAGCTGATCGTCGACGGCAAGCCGCAGATTTTCTACTTTAATGTAACCTACAAGCCGCTGTTTAACGCATCAGGAGAAGTATATGCCATCCTCAATATGGCCGTTGATATTACGGAGCAGGTTCTTAACCGCAACAGGATTCTGGAAACGCAACGTACACTCGAAAGCGCGGTGAATATTGCCAACCTGGCAACATGGGAACTGCGCCCGCTGGAAAATATCTTCAACCCCTCCGATAGAATGAAAACCTGGATGGGATACGACCCGTCCGAGACTATTACCCTCGAACAGGCAATGGCCACCATCCCCGACAGGGAGAAGGTAGAGCAGGCAACTCAACTGGCGCTCAACCCAAACGGAAATGGTGTGCTCGATGTGGACTATCATATCGTAAATACAAGAACAGGTAAACTGCTGGTGATGCATTCCCGCGGTCAGGCCTTCTTTAACAGCGACAATAAGGCGTACCTGCTTGTTGGTACAACACAGGATATAACCCTGCAACGTGAACTTGAAGTAGCGCTGGAGGCCGAAGTGGCCGAGCGCACCGAAGAACTTGCCGCCTCCAATGAAGAATTGACAGCCTCTAACGAAGAACTCGCCGCATTGAATGAAGAGTTCTCCGCTATGAACGAAGAATTACAGGAAGCAAATGAAAACCTGCTTCGCTCTAACCAGGAGCTGGAACAATATGCCTATGTTGCCTCTCACGATCTTCAGGAACCATTGCGTAAGATCCGCATCTACTCCGATATGCTTGGCCAGCAGCCCAACCTTACAGAGCAGCATCTGAAACTGGTTGCCAAAATAGATCAGTCGGCCCAGCGCATGAGCATGCTCATTAAAGACCTGCTCGACTTCTCCCGCCTCCTCGAAACAGGTGGAATGGTTGAAAAGGTTGATCTTAATAAAGTACTTCAGAATGTTACGAACGACTTTGAACTGGTGATTGATGATAAAAAAGCAAAAGTGATCATTGGTGAACTCCCCGTTGTAGAAGCGGTACGACTGCAAATGAACCAGCTTTTTTATAACCTGCTGGGCAATGCCCTTAAATTCATTCGCCCCGAAGTAAAACCGCTGATCGAAGTATATGCCCGCCTGGTAAAAGCAGCAGACCTTGGCCCCGTTTCCGGCCTGTTGTCACGAGCCAGGTTCTATTACGAGATCAGTGTAAAAGACAATGGCATCGGTTTCGAACAAAAATATGCCGACCAGGTATTTCAGGTCTTCAAAAGGCTGCATGCATCCGCCGCCTATCCAGGTTCAGGTATCGGCCTTGCCATGTGTAAACGTATAGTGATGAACCACGGAGGCGATCTTAAAGTATTTTCTATGCCCGGTGAAGGAACAACCTTCCGTATTATCCTTCCCGTTCTGGTGTAA
- the galB gene encoding beta-galactosidase GalB codes for MRIVKRSLLVALLAACLHSVAQERQEYLLEKNWKFSKGEQLNAWQPGFNDAKWQKVSVPHDWAITGPFDGNNDLQNVKIVQNGEQEASLKAGRTGGLPFIGIGWYRLSFEVPGFKAGKKVALLFDGAMSNAEVYVNGKKAGNWAYGYNSFFFDVTPFLNPSGKNTLAVRLQNFEQSSRWYPGAGLYRNVHLIVTNNVHIPVWGTYITTPDVNEEKASVSLKTTIAGAGSIQDLHLQTIIVNGAGQQVAFVNTPVKSVEDPVAQEFTIQKPALWSPESPALYKAVTKVYQGSTLKDEYTTTFGIRSIEYNAGEGFLLNGKQRKFKGVCNHHDLGPLGAAINVAALRRQISLLKEMGCDAIRTSHNMPAPELVQLCDEMGMMLMVESFDEWKAPKMKNGYNKYFDEWVEKDLLNMLHHFRNNPSNIMWSIGNEVPDQSTVNGKDIAKRLQDLCHKEDPTRPVTVGMDRFDDAVKKGFAAVLDIPGFNYKPHRYPEAQAALPQGFILGTETASTVSSRGVYKFPVAFYKNKTYNDNQSSSYDLEACSWSQVPDDEFVQQDDLDYVIGEFVWTGFDYLGEPTPYDAKWPSHSSYFGIFDLAGLPKDRYYLYRSKWNTNVATLHLLPHWTWPGREGQVTPVFCYTSYPSAELFVNGKSMGRQSRNKTNNQTRYRLMWNDVKYEPGEIKVVAYDAAGKAMAEQSIKTAGVPHHIVLQSDRKQITADGKDLAYVTASIVDKDGNLCPHADNQLEFQVKGAGAFKVVANGNATSLEPFQLPRMKVFSGKLVVTVQSAGKPGNLQLQVKGKGLQPATVTIPVQ; via the coding sequence ATGAGAATAGTTAAAAGATCATTGCTCGTAGCGCTGCTCGCCGCCTGCCTGCATAGTGTTGCACAGGAACGACAGGAATACCTGCTCGAAAAGAACTGGAAATTTTCTAAAGGCGAACAGCTCAATGCATGGCAACCCGGCTTTAATGACGCCAAATGGCAAAAAGTATCCGTACCCCATGACTGGGCTATCACTGGCCCGTTCGATGGAAACAACGATCTCCAAAACGTAAAGATTGTTCAGAACGGCGAACAGGAAGCTTCGCTGAAAGCCGGCAGAACCGGCGGCTTGCCATTTATAGGCATCGGCTGGTATCGCCTGTCTTTTGAAGTGCCGGGCTTTAAAGCAGGAAAAAAAGTAGCACTCCTTTTCGATGGTGCTATGAGCAACGCCGAAGTATATGTCAATGGCAAAAAAGCAGGTAACTGGGCCTATGGCTACAATTCTTTCTTTTTCGATGTAACCCCTTTCCTCAATCCTTCAGGTAAGAATACGCTGGCGGTGCGTTTGCAGAACTTTGAACAATCATCACGCTGGTATCCCGGCGCTGGTCTTTATCGCAACGTACACCTCATTGTAACCAACAATGTGCACATACCCGTATGGGGTACTTATATCACTACGCCTGATGTAAACGAAGAAAAGGCCTCTGTTTCACTAAAAACGACAATTGCCGGCGCGGGATCCATACAAGACCTGCACCTGCAAACAATAATAGTGAATGGCGCAGGACAGCAGGTGGCTTTTGTCAACACCCCTGTTAAAAGTGTTGAAGATCCTGTAGCACAGGAGTTCACTATTCAAAAGCCTGCACTTTGGTCGCCGGAATCACCCGCACTCTATAAAGCGGTAACCAAAGTTTATCAGGGTAGTACGCTGAAGGACGAATACACAACAACCTTCGGCATCCGTTCTATTGAATACAACGCCGGTGAAGGGTTTCTCCTGAACGGAAAGCAACGTAAATTCAAAGGAGTATGTAACCATCACGACCTTGGTCCGCTTGGCGCTGCTATAAACGTAGCGGCCTTACGCCGCCAGATCTCCCTGTTGAAAGAGATGGGCTGCGATGCTATCAGAACCTCTCATAACATGCCGGCGCCGGAGCTCGTGCAGCTTTGCGACGAAATGGGTATGATGTTGATGGTTGAATCCTTCGACGAATGGAAGGCGCCCAAAATGAAAAACGGGTATAACAAATACTTCGATGAATGGGTGGAAAAAGACCTGCTTAACATGTTACATCATTTCCGTAATAACCCTTCCAATATCATGTGGAGTATTGGTAATGAAGTGCCGGACCAAAGTACGGTCAATGGTAAGGATATAGCCAAACGCCTGCAGGATCTCTGCCACAAAGAAGATCCTACCCGCCCTGTTACAGTAGGCATGGACCGTTTCGATGATGCAGTGAAAAAAGGATTTGCTGCTGTACTCGATATCCCCGGCTTTAATTATAAACCACACCGCTATCCCGAAGCACAGGCCGCTTTGCCACAAGGATTTATCCTGGGTACGGAAACCGCTTCTACAGTAAGCTCACGCGGCGTATATAAATTCCCGGTTGCATTTTATAAGAATAAAACCTACAACGATAACCAATCTTCCTCTTACGATCTTGAAGCCTGCTCCTGGTCTCAGGTGCCCGATGATGAATTCGTTCAGCAAGACGATCTCGACTATGTGATCGGGGAGTTTGTATGGACCGGCTTCGATTATCTGGGCGAACCTACTCCCTACGATGCTAAATGGCCTTCACATAGCTCTTACTTCGGCATCTTCGATCTGGCTGGTTTACCTAAAGACAGGTATTATCTCTATCGCAGTAAATGGAATACCAATGTTGCAACGTTACATCTCCTGCCGCATTGGACATGGCCCGGCAGAGAAGGACAGGTAACTCCGGTATTTTGTTATACAAGCTATCCTTCTGCCGAACTATTTGTGAATGGTAAAAGTATGGGCCGCCAGTCCAGGAATAAAACCAACAACCAAACGCGTTACCGCCTGATGTGGAACGACGTGAAATATGAGCCCGGAGAAATTAAAGTAGTAGCCTACGATGCAGCTGGTAAAGCAATGGCTGAACAAAGCATAAAAACCGCCGGCGTTCCGCATCATATCGTACTTCAGTCCGATAGAAAACAAATAACAGCCGATGGCAAAGACCTCGCATATGTTACAGCCAGCATCGTTGATAAAGACGGTAATCTTTGCCCTCATGCCGATAACCAGCTCGAATTCCAGGTGAAAGGAGCAGGTGCTTTCAAGGTAGTTGCCAACGGCAACGCCACCAGCCTGGAACCTTTCCAGCTCCCCCGCATGAAAGTATTCAGCGGCAAGCTGGTAGTAACCGTTCAATCTGCCGGAAAACCGGGTAACCTGCAGTTACAGGTAAAAGGCAAAGGACTTCAGCCTGCCACTGTAACCATCCCTGTTCAATAA
- a CDS encoding membrane or secreted protein — MFARSVMLFFILFIGLHQTAFSQRNVKTAPGKPLVYVDKKGILRYTADNKEAAFFGVNYTVPFAHGYRAHKALGIDLKKAIDADVYHFARLGLDAFRVHVWDTEIADANGNLLLNEHLNLFDYLLAKLKERNIRIFITPIAFWGNGYPEKDENNGSFSYIYGKRGAVVNDTAIRAQENYLKQFFAHVNPYTGLSYTNDPDVIATEINNEPNHSGPLAGATSYVNRLAAAIRSAGWKKPVFYNISESPYYAAAIAAANIDGVSFQWYPTGLLANHALQNNVLPNVDNYAIPYDTIPAFKNKARMIYEFDAADVMQPIMYPAMARSFRTAGFQWATQFAYDPMYTAYCNTEYQTHYLNLAYTPAKAISLLIAGKAFHTLPLYKSYGAYPADTLFGATRISYHQQLSEWNTINEFYYTGNTATQPLNLPTLQHVAGTGSSPVVKYKGTGAYFLDKISEGVWRLELMPDVIALRDPFGKSSPSTELRRMEWNTQQVSVLLPDLGEGFSVSAASRESSTHPTVLQHTVALTPGTYILTANGKTFNGDKNTTVAGAVKLGEFAAPQPFSNSVFVNHTPFREAPAGQPLLLQATITSIPTSGLHHLPSIYIEGACKGGPWFNIRFQDQGNGIYTVTLPDSLLQPGRLDYRIVVHHDTNFIVFPGNYKGDPYAWDNLNNEYYHTNIAAPGATLSLIDVASDNDLFLVPSWPGLSFTSGATPAALAVCLKGNGTGADSVSAVSRVVAADIKARLSQHNNFSKVVIRARVVGAQSAVARVGLISSDAVSFAAHAKLAASFSDIELPLSSFQPAPALLLPRPYPGFMPWWFQAANAEAGGMAQQLSLQSLDRVEVSNYTGADNKTTSSPYTIEIESLWLKK, encoded by the coding sequence ATGTTTGCTCGTTCCGTAATGCTTTTCTTTATACTGTTTATAGGTTTGCACCAAACGGCCTTTTCCCAGCGCAACGTTAAAACTGCGCCGGGAAAACCACTGGTGTACGTCGATAAAAAAGGAATACTGCGTTATACAGCCGATAACAAAGAAGCAGCCTTTTTTGGTGTTAACTATACTGTACCCTTTGCGCATGGTTATCGCGCGCACAAGGCGCTGGGAATTGATCTGAAAAAAGCGATCGACGCCGATGTTTATCACTTTGCACGTCTTGGCCTGGATGCATTTCGCGTACACGTTTGGGATACCGAGATTGCCGATGCCAACGGTAACCTGCTCCTGAACGAGCATCTCAACCTATTCGATTATCTGCTGGCAAAACTGAAAGAAAGGAATATCAGGATCTTTATTACACCCATTGCATTCTGGGGCAACGGTTATCCTGAAAAAGATGAAAACAACGGCAGCTTTTCCTATATCTATGGCAAACGCGGAGCGGTTGTAAATGATACTGCTATCCGCGCACAGGAAAACTATCTCAAACAATTCTTTGCACATGTAAATCCATATACCGGCCTCTCTTATACTAATGACCCCGATGTTATTGCTACAGAAATAAACAACGAGCCTAATCATAGCGGCCCGCTTGCAGGAGCTACCAGTTATGTAAACAGGCTTGCAGCTGCTATCAGAAGTGCAGGCTGGAAAAAACCTGTATTCTATAACATCAGCGAATCTCCCTATTATGCTGCTGCTATAGCGGCTGCCAATATCGATGGCGTTAGCTTCCAGTGGTACCCAACGGGGCTGCTGGCAAACCATGCCCTGCAGAATAATGTACTGCCCAATGTCGACAACTATGCGATTCCATATGATACCATTCCTGCTTTTAAAAATAAGGCAAGGATGATCTATGAATTCGATGCCGCCGATGTAATGCAGCCCATCATGTATCCTGCAATGGCCCGGAGCTTCCGTACCGCCGGCTTCCAATGGGCTACCCAGTTTGCTTACGATCCTATGTACACGGCTTATTGTAATACCGAGTACCAGACACATTACCTGAACCTCGCCTATACTCCGGCAAAAGCAATCAGCCTGCTCATAGCAGGCAAGGCATTCCATACACTTCCCTTGTATAAAAGTTATGGAGCCTACCCCGCAGACACTTTGTTCGGAGCCACACGTATCAGCTATCATCAGCAGCTGAGCGAATGGAATACAATAAATGAGTTTTACTATACCGGCAATACGGCTACACAACCGCTGAACCTGCCCACATTGCAACACGTTGCCGGCACTGGCAGTTCTCCCGTAGTGAAGTATAAGGGAACCGGAGCCTACTTCCTCGATAAGATCAGCGAAGGCGTATGGCGACTGGAACTGATGCCGGATGTGATAGCGTTAAGAGACCCGTTTGGAAAATCTTCGCCCAGTACAGAATTGAGGAGAATGGAATGGAACACGCAGCAGGTCTCTGTTCTGCTGCCGGATTTGGGAGAGGGTTTTTCTGTGAGTGCTGCCAGCAGGGAAAGCAGCACTCACCCAACGGTCTTGCAACACACGGTTGCACTAACACCCGGAACTTACATTCTTACTGCAAACGGCAAAACCTTTAACGGTGATAAGAATACAACAGTTGCCGGTGCCGTTAAACTCGGAGAGTTTGCCGCCCCCCAGCCGTTCAGTAATTCGGTATTTGTAAATCATACACCGTTTCGTGAAGCCCCGGCTGGTCAGCCATTGCTGCTTCAGGCAACTATAACATCCATCCCAACATCCGGATTGCACCATCTGCCATCCATTTATATCGAAGGCGCCTGCAAAGGTGGTCCCTGGTTTAATATCCGGTTTCAGGATCAGGGCAATGGCATCTATACGGTAACCCTGCCCGACAGCTTACTGCAACCAGGCCGCCTCGACTATAGAATTGTCGTGCATCATGATACGAACTTCATTGTATTTCCCGGCAATTATAAAGGCGATCCTTATGCGTGGGATAACCTGAACAACGAATACTATCATACAAACATTGCTGCGCCCGGAGCTACCTTATCTTTGATCGATGTTGCTTCAGATAACGACCTCTTCCTGGTGCCTTCCTGGCCCGGACTTTCGTTTACAAGTGGCGCTACACCGGCAGCACTGGCAGTATGCCTGAAAGGAAATGGAACCGGTGCCGATTCTGTTTCCGCTGTAAGCAGGGTTGTTGCAGCCGATATCAAAGCCAGGCTTTCACAGCATAACAACTTCTCCAAAGTAGTTATCAGGGCAAGGGTGGTAGGTGCACAATCGGCTGTAGCAAGAGTAGGACTTATTTCATCCGATGCAGTTTCATTTGCAGCACATGCAAAACTAGCTGCATCCTTTAGCGATATAGAGCTGCCGCTCAGCAGCTTTCAACCAGCCCCCGCATTACTGCTGCCAAGGCCTTACCCCGGCTTTATGCCCTGGTGGTTTCAGGCTGCTAACGCAGAGGCCGGCGGCATGGCGCAGCAGTTGAGCCTGCAGTCGCTCGATAGGGTAGAAGTATCCAATTACACCGGGGCTGATAATAAAACCACATCATCGCCTTACACTATAGAAATCGAATCCCTTTGGCTAAAAAAGTAA
- a CDS encoding glycoside hydrolase family 53 protein: MKHIWMLTSLLLVMVTGCKKYDMPSSEPASHDYTNTLVLGTDNSWITQMEASGIKFYNAAGEAKDGFQLMKDLGVKAIRLRVWVNPADGWNNLADVTAKAKRAHALGLKLMIAFHYSDSWADPAQQVMPAAWSAANFTVLKDSVYNHTFKVLNSLKADGITADWVQVGNETNDGMLWPIGRASSNMANFASLISSGYDAVKAVNSNAKVIVHISNGYDSSLFRWMFDGLTANNAKYDVIGMSLYPEPTTWPEMNKQCEATMKFVTAKYGKEVILSEVGMPATSAASCKRFIEDLSERIYNLPGQKGLGLFYWEPQAYNSWQGYGLGAFDATGKPTVALEAFR; encoded by the coding sequence ATGAAACATATTTGGATGCTGACAAGCCTGTTGCTGGTAATGGTTACAGGATGTAAAAAATACGACATGCCCTCCAGCGAACCTGCTTCGCACGACTATACCAATACGCTGGTGTTGGGCACGGACAATAGCTGGATCACTCAGATGGAAGCTTCAGGCATTAAATTCTATAATGCTGCCGGCGAAGCGAAAGATGGTTTTCAGCTCATGAAAGACCTTGGCGTAAAAGCCATAAGGTTAAGGGTGTGGGTAAATCCTGCCGATGGCTGGAATAACCTTGCAGACGTTACCGCGAAGGCTAAGAGAGCGCACGCACTGGGACTAAAACTCATGATCGCTTTTCATTATAGTGATTCGTGGGCCGATCCTGCGCAACAGGTTATGCCTGCTGCCTGGTCTGCCGCAAATTTCACGGTGTTGAAGGACTCTGTGTATAACCATACCTTCAAAGTGTTGAATAGTCTTAAAGCAGATGGTATCACTGCCGACTGGGTACAGGTAGGTAACGAAACCAATGATGGTATGTTATGGCCTATCGGCCGTGCCTCATCGAATATGGCAAACTTCGCCAGTCTTATTTCATCGGGTTACGATGCGGTAAAAGCAGTGAATAGCAATGCAAAAGTGATCGTTCATATTTCCAATGGATATGATAGCTCACTTTTTCGCTGGATGTTCGACGGACTTACTGCAAACAATGCAAAGTATGATGTGATTGGTATGTCGCTTTATCCTGAGCCAACTACCTGGCCTGAGATGAACAAACAGTGTGAGGCTACCATGAAATTCGTTACTGCGAAATATGGTAAAGAAGTTATATTGTCAGAGGTTGGCATGCCTGCTACCAGCGCTGCCAGTTGCAAGCGATTTATAGAAGACCTGAGTGAAAGGATCTATAACCTGCCCGGACAAAAAGGCCTCGGTCTCTTCTATTGGGAACCACAGGCGTATAATTCCTGGCAGGGGTATGGGCTCGGCGCTTTCGATGCAACAGGCAAACCTACTGTAGCGCTCGAAGCTTTCCGGTAA
- a CDS encoding SusE domain-containing protein has translation MKKHIIGLLSVLLLFAACKKDESLSVYKVPAGVPSFTSSISAIVLDSTKKNNEAVAFAWSEVNFGINAAVTYSLQFDVSGGKFENPQTTVIGDDMHTASVTVAALNAAALGRGLPAEVKGKLDVRVKAEVKQNGTSTNPSAIPATYSAVISIDVTPYPGADYPKLWVSGSFQSWSASTAIPLADTGFNGAYEGYVYFPATSSDLLFKILTAQNWDNAYGYVSDTKMALGASGNFWAPAAGLVKINANTETKDWSALTTTWSLVGDAVADDWNTDIPLTYDEATGALVNNSVAIKATGAFKFRANKAWTLNYGVDNNKLKVDGSNLTAPQGAGNYKVTLNLTKAGNYTWSVQKL, from the coding sequence ATGAAAAAACATATTATAGGCCTGCTGTCAGTACTGCTGCTGTTCGCCGCTTGTAAAAAAGATGAATCGCTGTCGGTATATAAGGTGCCGGCAGGAGTTCCTTCTTTTACGTCCAGCATCAGCGCTATCGTGCTCGATAGCACTAAGAAGAACAACGAAGCGGTAGCCTTCGCCTGGTCGGAAGTAAATTTCGGTATCAATGCGGCAGTTACCTACTCTCTCCAGTTCGATGTATCCGGAGGTAAATTTGAAAACCCACAGACCACTGTCATCGGCGATGACATGCATACCGCGTCTGTTACTGTGGCGGCATTGAATGCGGCTGCCTTGGGAAGAGGCCTTCCGGCAGAAGTAAAAGGAAAACTGGATGTTCGTGTAAAGGCCGAGGTGAAGCAAAATGGCACTTCCACCAATCCTTCTGCTATCCCCGCTACTTATTCTGCAGTGATATCTATTGATGTAACACCTTATCCCGGCGCCGACTATCCTAAATTATGGGTGTCCGGTTCTTTCCAGTCATGGAGTGCTTCTACTGCCATTCCACTTGCTGATACCGGTTTTAACGGGGCTTACGAAGGCTATGTTTATTTTCCTGCCACATCTTCCGACCTGTTGTTTAAGATCCTTACGGCCCAGAACTGGGATAATGCCTACGGCTATGTAAGCGATACTAAAATGGCGCTTGGCGCTTCCGGTAATTTTTGGGCGCCTGCTGCAGGCCTCGTAAAAATTAATGCCAATACAGAAACAAAAGACTGGAGTGCATTGACCACTACATGGTCGCTTGTTGGCGACGCCGTTGCCGATGACTGGAATACCGATATCCCGCTTACTTACGACGAAGCTACCGGCGCACTGGTAAACAATTCAGTAGCCATTAAAGCTACAGGTGCGTTTAAGTTCAGGGCCAATAAGGCCTGGACGCTGAATTATGGCGTCGATAATAATAAGCTCAAAGTAGATGGCAGCAACCTTACCGCTCCGCAGGGCGCCGGTAATTATAAAGTAACCCTTAATCTTACCAAGGCAGGCAACTATACCTGGTCTGTTCAAAAATTATAA